One stretch of Lysobacter sp. KIS68-7 DNA includes these proteins:
- a CDS encoding oligopeptide:H+ symporter: MSTAATTGAPAPIPEFRQVLGHPRPLWMLFMTEFWERFAFYGIRWALTLYIVQQFYGGAGEGEAPASKIYGAYLALVYAAAIFGGYIADRIIGYQRSILLGAVVMSAGLFMIAWPDQTIFKIGLATVIAGNGLFKPNISTMVGKLYAQGDERRDSGFTLFYMGINAGAFIAPILTGILSDMVFGTAAMPQYKSVFIASGIGMLISLVWFWFGRRQLGGIGRPPEGDGGKGKVLWVLLFCILSVPVYYFLLAIDASNLQYVLTVMFLALCGMLLVEGFREGPVARDRAIAMLIIFTFNILFWCFFEQAGSSFNFLADKIVDREMFNWIFPVGWFQSVNSLAIITLAPIVAWTWIKMGRNNPSIPRKFGIGIIFNGLAFLLLMAALSGMVDAAGKIPFWTLFMVYVIQSVGELCLSPIGLSMTTKLAPVRLVGFGMGGWFLSTGIGNNLSGIFASHASGETGMTVASANASYTQGFIILMIGGVSLFLVAPLIQKLMHGVK; this comes from the coding sequence ATGAGTACAGCGGCGACGACGGGCGCACCCGCGCCTATTCCGGAATTCCGACAGGTCCTGGGGCACCCCAGGCCGTTGTGGATGTTGTTCATGACGGAGTTCTGGGAGCGCTTCGCGTTCTACGGCATCCGCTGGGCGCTCACGCTGTACATCGTGCAGCAGTTCTACGGCGGCGCCGGCGAGGGTGAAGCCCCGGCCAGCAAGATCTACGGCGCCTACCTCGCGCTCGTGTACGCCGCGGCGATCTTCGGCGGTTACATCGCCGACCGCATCATCGGTTACCAGCGATCGATCCTGCTCGGCGCGGTCGTCATGTCGGCCGGCTTGTTCATGATCGCGTGGCCCGACCAGACGATCTTCAAGATCGGCCTGGCCACGGTGATCGCGGGCAACGGCCTGTTCAAGCCGAACATCTCCACGATGGTGGGCAAGTTGTACGCGCAGGGCGACGAACGCCGCGACTCGGGCTTCACCCTGTTCTACATGGGCATCAACGCCGGTGCGTTCATCGCGCCGATCCTGACCGGCATCCTCTCCGACATGGTGTTCGGCACTGCCGCGATGCCGCAGTACAAGTCGGTGTTCATCGCCTCGGGCATCGGCATGCTGATCAGCCTGGTGTGGTTCTGGTTCGGCCGCCGCCAGCTCGGTGGCATCGGCCGTCCGCCGGAAGGCGACGGCGGCAAGGGCAAGGTGCTGTGGGTGCTGCTGTTCTGCATCCTCTCCGTGCCGGTGTACTACTTCCTGCTGGCGATCGACGCCAGCAACCTGCAGTACGTGCTGACCGTGATGTTCCTGGCGCTGTGCGGCATGCTGCTGGTCGAAGGCTTCCGCGAAGGCCCCGTGGCCCGTGACCGCGCCATCGCGATGCTGATCATCTTCACCTTCAACATCCTGTTCTGGTGCTTCTTCGAACAGGCCGGCAGCTCCTTCAACTTCCTCGCCGACAAGATCGTCGACCGCGAGATGTTCAACTGGATCTTCCCGGTGGGCTGGTTCCAGTCGGTGAACTCGCTGGCGATCATCACGCTCGCGCCGATCGTGGCCTGGACGTGGATCAAGATGGGCCGCAACAACCCGTCCATCCCGCGCAAGTTCGGCATCGGCATCATCTTCAACGGCCTGGCCTTCCTGCTGCTGATGGCGGCGCTGTCGGGCATGGTGGATGCGGCCGGCAAGATTCCGTTCTGGACGCTGTTCATGGTCTACGTCATCCAGTCGGTGGGTGAGCTGTGCCTGTCGCCGATCGGTCTGTCGATGACCACCAAGCTCGCTCCGGTGCGCCTGGTCGGCTTCGGCATGGGCGGCTGGTTCCTGTCCACGGGCATCGGCAACAACCTGTCGGGCATCTTCGCCAGCCACGCGAGCGGCGAGACGGGCATGACCGTCGCCTCGGCGAACGCGAGCTACACGCAGGGCTTCATCATCCTGATGATCGGTGGCGTGTCGCTGTTCCTGGTGGCTCCGCTGATCCAGAAGCTGATGCACGGCGTGAAGTAA
- a CDS encoding VOC family protein, producing the protein MAHRSRLAGFIIDCNTDDHAAAADFWSRALGYPVGEHEIEGDAEYTSLSATPADLYISVQKVTHPARVHLDIEADDQDAEAARLEALGAKRIGWVKRWWVMEAPTGQRFCVVKMHHPEKGATPNDW; encoded by the coding sequence ATGGCGCACCGCAGCCGCCTTGCCGGATTCATCATCGATTGCAACACCGACGACCACGCTGCGGCCGCCGACTTCTGGAGCCGGGCACTCGGCTACCCGGTCGGCGAGCACGAGATCGAGGGCGATGCGGAATACACGTCGCTCTCGGCCACGCCCGCCGATCTGTACATCTCGGTGCAGAAGGTCACGCATCCCGCGCGCGTGCACCTGGACATCGAAGCCGACGACCAGGACGCGGAAGCCGCGCGCCTGGAAGCGCTCGGCGCCAAACGCATCGGCTGGGTGAAGCGCTGGTGGGTGATGGAAGCGCCGACGGGACAGCGCTTCTGCGTGGTGAAAATGCATCACCCCGAAAAGGGCGCGACGCCGAACGACTGGTGA
- a CDS encoding TonB-dependent receptor has translation MHRSRQTPQRNRANLTRLPLAAAIYLAFGTAFAQDAAAQQDPAQQSTQPATTTQTAPAQKQAVLETVTVTAQKRTEDVQKVPISIQVLGQQKLNELDLQDFSDYAPFIPALSFDTGEGGGSVPYFRAVASGENSNHSGPQPSVGVYLDEQPVTTIGGVLDVHLYDIDRVEALAGPQGTLYGASSQAGTLRIITRKPDPTGFSAGYAIGANGMTGGDMGWGLDAFVNVPFSKDIALRVVAWDKKDSGYVDNVPATRTFPSWNADSGGNGTITNVGTVAESNYNDVFTRGARAALRFNIGENWTITPGVMTQKQDSYGNFSSDDHLGRYKVNKYYPEFAHDDWTQASLTVEGKIGNFDLTYAYAHLKRDIDSAADYSDYSFWYDTLDGSGAYFYDDSGALINPSQVIWGDDRFTLSSHELRIASPADQPFRFVAGLFWQKQTHDILQRYLTVGDLATPLEVAGWTDTIWLTQQGRRDQDDAIFGEMSYDFTDHWTGTVGARHFSYDNNLRGFFGYSDGYSSHYGVALCFNDMQFRGAPCVNLDNTVKKSDTVYRANLTYKFDDHKLVYGTWSEGYRPGGLNRNGTVPPYLPDYLTNWELGWKTTWQDNRLAFNGAIFQENWDDIQYSFLPPSGSGLTVIRNAGNARIRGIEMDANWAATYNLLLSGGMAFYKAELTKPYCGFNDLAGNPVKECPAGTVNPNDPNDPDDDEIVDGPQAPVGTRLPVTPRYKGNLTARYSFDIGEYESYVQGAGVYVGDRRAALIREDFDAYGNLAAYTQVDFAAGIRRGNWSIDFFLKNAFNEAAQLSRFSQCATDTCGFQPYTVHSAPRSFGLRFSQEF, from the coding sequence ATGCATCGTTCACGTCAGACACCGCAGCGCAACCGGGCGAACCTGACCCGTTTGCCACTCGCGGCCGCGATCTACCTCGCCTTCGGCACTGCGTTCGCGCAGGACGCCGCGGCGCAGCAGGATCCGGCACAACAGTCCACGCAACCGGCGACCACCACGCAGACCGCGCCGGCGCAAAAACAGGCGGTGCTCGAAACCGTCACCGTCACGGCGCAGAAGCGTACGGAAGACGTCCAGAAGGTGCCGATCAGCATCCAGGTGCTCGGCCAGCAGAAGCTCAACGAGCTCGACCTCCAGGACTTCAGCGACTACGCGCCCTTCATCCCGGCCTTGTCGTTCGACACGGGTGAAGGCGGCGGCTCGGTGCCGTACTTCCGCGCGGTCGCCAGCGGCGAAAACAGCAACCACTCCGGCCCGCAGCCGAGCGTGGGCGTGTACCTCGACGAACAACCGGTGACGACCATCGGCGGCGTGCTCGACGTGCACCTGTACGACATCGACCGCGTCGAAGCACTCGCCGGCCCGCAGGGCACGCTGTACGGCGCAAGCTCGCAGGCCGGTACGCTGCGCATCATCACCCGCAAGCCCGATCCGACCGGCTTCTCCGCCGGCTATGCGATCGGCGCGAACGGCATGACGGGCGGCGACATGGGCTGGGGCCTGGATGCCTTCGTCAACGTTCCCTTCTCCAAGGACATCGCGCTGCGCGTCGTCGCCTGGGACAAGAAGGACTCCGGTTACGTCGACAACGTCCCCGCCACGCGCACCTTCCCGTCCTGGAACGCCGATTCCGGCGGCAATGGCACCATCACCAACGTCGGCACGGTGGCGGAAAGCAACTACAACGACGTGTTCACCCGTGGCGCCCGCGCCGCGCTGCGCTTCAACATCGGTGAGAACTGGACCATCACGCCCGGCGTGATGACGCAGAAGCAGGACTCCTACGGCAACTTCTCCAGCGACGACCACCTCGGCCGGTACAAGGTCAACAAGTACTACCCCGAGTTCGCGCACGACGACTGGACGCAGGCCTCGCTGACGGTCGAAGGCAAGATCGGCAACTTCGACCTGACCTACGCCTACGCCCACCTCAAGCGCGACATCGATTCGGCCGCGGACTACTCCGACTACTCGTTCTGGTACGACACGCTGGACGGGTCCGGCGCGTACTTCTACGACGACTCCGGCGCGCTGATCAATCCGTCGCAGGTCATCTGGGGCGACGACCGCTTCACCCTGTCGAGCCACGAACTGCGCATCGCATCGCCCGCCGACCAGCCGTTCCGCTTCGTCGCCGGCCTGTTCTGGCAGAAGCAGACGCACGACATCCTGCAGCGCTACCTGACAGTCGGCGACCTGGCCACGCCCCTGGAAGTGGCAGGCTGGACCGACACCATCTGGCTGACGCAGCAGGGCCGCCGCGACCAGGACGACGCGATCTTCGGTGAAATGTCGTACGACTTCACCGATCACTGGACCGGTACCGTCGGCGCGCGCCACTTCAGCTACGACAACAACCTGCGTGGCTTCTTCGGCTACAGCGATGGCTACAGCAGCCACTACGGCGTGGCGCTGTGCTTCAACGACATGCAGTTCCGCGGCGCGCCGTGTGTGAACCTGGACAACACGGTCAAGAAGAGCGACACGGTCTATCGCGCGAACCTGACCTACAAGTTCGACGACCACAAGCTGGTGTACGGCACCTGGTCGGAGGGCTACCGTCCCGGCGGCCTGAACCGCAACGGCACCGTTCCGCCGTACCTGCCCGACTACCTGACCAACTGGGAACTCGGTTGGAAGACGACCTGGCAGGACAATCGCCTGGCCTTCAACGGCGCGATCTTCCAGGAGAACTGGGACGACATCCAATACTCGTTCCTGCCTCCGAGCGGCTCGGGCCTGACGGTGATCCGCAATGCAGGCAACGCACGCATCCGCGGCATCGAAATGGATGCGAACTGGGCGGCGACCTACAACCTGCTGCTCAGTGGCGGCATGGCGTTCTACAAGGCGGAGCTCACGAAGCCTTACTGCGGTTTCAACGACCTCGCCGGCAATCCGGTGAAGGAGTGCCCGGCCGGCACGGTCAACCCGAACGACCCGAACGATCCGGATGACGATGAGATCGTCGACGGGCCGCAGGCGCCGGTCGGGACGCGACTGCCGGTGACGCCGCGCTACAAGGGCAACCTGACGGCGCGCTACTCGTTCGACATCGGCGAGTACGAGTCCTACGTGCAGGGTGCCGGGGTGTATGTCGGCGATCGCCGTGCGGCGTTGATCCGCGAGGACTTCGACGCCTACGGCAACCTCGCTGCGTACACGCAGGTCGACTTCGCGGCGGGCATCCGCCGCGGCAACTGGTCGATCGATTTCTTCCTGAAGAATGCGTTCAACGAAGCGGCCCAGCTGTCGCGCTTCTCGCAGTGCGCCACGGACACTTGCGGCTTCCAGCCGTACACGGTCCACAGCGCACCGCGTTCGTTCGGCCTCCGCTTCTCGCAGGAATTCTGA
- a CDS encoding dihydrolipoamide acetyltransferase family protein, protein MATKQFLLPDLGEGLPDATIVEWYVKVGDTIKLDDNLVSMETAKAVVDVPSPVSGKVLKLAGGAGDVIVTGSMLAEFEIDPSMPQRAEGQDTGHHHGPAKGAGAHVSNDKVVASDEGGVITETDKPAPKAEREDSGTVVGAMQSSDAVRSEAAVAVGGVKAMPAVRAQARKLGVDIARVRATGPDGTVTMQDVKNAAADGSAKIGAAAPAQRAAAPAPAAAPAPVAAQRSTMSMGGKPMRTQPPGVQATGQPEQLKGVRRNMARVMADAHAKVVPTTLSDDADIHAWAPGNDITGRLVRSIVAAAKAVPALNAWFDGENLTRTLHPHVDIGIAVDTDDGLFVPALRNADMLDARGVREAVNRLRTQVEDRTIPMSELTGYTISLSNFGMFAGRYATPVIVPPCVAIVAAGKGRHQMTPVMGGFESHRVIPLSVTFDHRACTGGEAARFLKAMLDDLAKPN, encoded by the coding sequence ATGGCCACGAAACAGTTCCTGCTCCCCGACCTCGGCGAAGGCCTGCCCGACGCGACCATCGTCGAGTGGTACGTGAAGGTCGGCGACACGATCAAGCTCGACGACAACCTGGTGTCGATGGAAACGGCGAAGGCCGTCGTCGACGTGCCCTCGCCGGTGTCGGGCAAGGTGCTCAAGCTCGCCGGGGGCGCAGGCGACGTGATCGTCACCGGTTCGATGCTCGCCGAATTCGAAATCGATCCGTCGATGCCGCAGCGCGCGGAAGGCCAGGACACTGGCCACCACCACGGTCCCGCGAAGGGCGCCGGTGCGCACGTGTCGAACGACAAGGTGGTCGCCTCCGACGAAGGCGGCGTGATCACCGAAACCGACAAGCCCGCGCCGAAAGCCGAGCGCGAAGACAGCGGCACCGTCGTCGGTGCGATGCAGTCGTCCGATGCGGTGCGCAGTGAAGCGGCCGTGGCCGTCGGCGGCGTCAAGGCGATGCCGGCCGTGCGTGCGCAGGCGCGCAAGCTCGGCGTGGACATCGCGCGCGTGCGCGCCACCGGGCCCGATGGCACGGTGACGATGCAGGACGTGAAGAACGCCGCCGCCGATGGTTCGGCGAAGATCGGTGCGGCCGCGCCGGCACAGCGCGCTGCCGCGCCTGCACCTGCCGCCGCGCCCGCGCCCGTCGCTGCACAGCGCTCGACGATGTCGATGGGCGGCAAGCCCATGCGCACGCAGCCGCCGGGCGTGCAGGCCACCGGCCAGCCGGAACAGCTCAAGGGCGTGCGCCGCAACATGGCGCGCGTGATGGCCGACGCGCACGCGAAGGTCGTCCCCACCACGCTCAGCGACGACGCGGATATCCACGCCTGGGCGCCGGGCAACGACATCACCGGGCGTCTCGTGCGCTCGATCGTCGCCGCCGCCAAGGCCGTGCCCGCGCTCAACGCGTGGTTCGACGGCGAGAACCTGACCCGCACGCTGCATCCGCACGTGGACATCGGCATCGCGGTGGACACCGACGACGGCCTGTTCGTCCCCGCGCTCCGCAACGCGGACATGCTCGATGCGCGCGGCGTGCGCGAAGCGGTCAATCGCCTGCGCACGCAGGTGGAAGACCGCACGATCCCGATGTCGGAACTCACCGGCTACACGATCTCGCTGTCGAACTTCGGCATGTTCGCCGGCCGCTACGCGACGCCGGTGATCGTGCCGCCGTGCGTGGCGATCGTCGCCGCGGGCAAGGGGCGCCACCAGATGACGCCCGTGATGGGCGGCTTCGAATCGCACCGCGTCATCCCGCTGTCGGTCACCTTCGACCACCGCGCCTGCACGGGCGGCGAAGCCGCGCGCTTCCTGAAGGCCATGCTGGACGACCTGGCGAAGCCGAACTGA
- the pdhA gene encoding pyruvate dehydrogenase (acetyl-transferring) E1 component subunit alpha — protein sequence MTLAAQFQIEYLQYLGPDGKPVAELPQAFRDPAALVPLFKQMLYVRTFDAKAIALQRTGKLGTYAACLGHEATHVGIGASMQPDDVFAPSYREYGAQFMRGVKPREVLMYWGGDERGNDFSGPKHDYPWCVPIATQCLHAAGAALAFKLRGEKRVAVTCCGDGGSSKTDTYAAINSAGAYTLPFIQCIINNGWAISVPRNAQTGAQTLAQKGLAGGLHCLQVDGNDLIAVLEGMRRAITRARNGEGGSCIEFMTYRLHDHTTADDARRYRGEDEVKAAWAREPVMRLRNYLVSAGAWNEATEAAWIEECAKLVDVEINAYLESKVQPVTAMFDYLYAELPPDLQAQRDAAIALEGRGHG from the coding sequence ATGACCCTCGCCGCACAGTTCCAGATCGAGTACCTGCAGTACCTCGGGCCCGACGGTAAACCCGTCGCCGAACTGCCGCAGGCGTTCCGCGACCCGGCGGCGCTGGTGCCGCTGTTCAAGCAGATGTTGTACGTGCGCACCTTCGATGCGAAGGCCATCGCGCTGCAACGCACCGGCAAGCTCGGCACCTATGCCGCGTGCCTGGGCCACGAGGCCACGCACGTGGGCATCGGCGCTTCGATGCAGCCCGACGACGTCTTCGCCCCCAGCTATCGCGAATACGGCGCGCAGTTCATGCGCGGCGTCAAACCGCGTGAAGTGCTGATGTACTGGGGCGGCGACGAACGCGGCAACGATTTCTCCGGCCCGAAGCACGACTACCCGTGGTGCGTGCCGATCGCCACGCAGTGCCTGCACGCCGCAGGCGCCGCGCTCGCGTTCAAGCTGCGCGGCGAGAAGCGCGTGGCCGTCACCTGTTGCGGCGACGGCGGTTCTTCGAAGACGGATACGTACGCGGCGATCAACTCCGCCGGCGCGTACACGCTCCCCTTCATCCAATGCATCATCAACAACGGCTGGGCGATCTCGGTACCGCGCAATGCGCAGACCGGCGCGCAGACGCTCGCGCAGAAGGGCCTGGCCGGCGGCCTGCATTGCCTGCAGGTGGACGGCAACGACCTCATCGCCGTGCTCGAAGGCATGCGCCGGGCCATCACCCGCGCGCGCAACGGCGAAGGCGGCAGCTGCATCGAGTTCATGACCTACCGCCTGCACGACCACACCACCGCCGACGACGCCCGCCGCTACCGCGGCGAGGACGAAGTGAAGGCGGCCTGGGCCCGCGAACCGGTGATGCGCCTGCGCAATTACCTCGTGTCCGCCGGCGCCTGGAACGAAGCGACCGAAGCGGCGTGGATCGAGGAGTGCGCCAAGCTGGTCGACGTGGAAATCAACGCCTACCTCGAGAGCAAGGTGCAGCCGGTGACGGCGATGTTCGATTACCTCTACGCCGAGCTGCCGCCGGATTTGCAGGCGCAGCGCGACGCGGCCATCGCTTTGGAGGGTCGCGGCCATGGCTGA
- a CDS encoding M20/M25/M40 family metallo-hydrolase — protein sequence MSRTLLSALIALAIAAPCAAATNAKTTLTPEQARGREIYSKLISYKTSEGNGQVPVMAAWLAQQFRDAGIPDADIHLLPVGETASLVVRYRGDGTGGKPILLMAHMDVVAADPKDWTRDPFTLIEENGYFFGRGTSDVKDGVATLSSTFLRLKKEKFVPTRDLVIVFTGDEETQMATTQDLVNNHKDLLDADYALNYDGGGGTLEETGQPRTYSIQTAEKTYADYELTVHNPGGHSSWPRPDNAIYQLADALKKVQAYKFPTMWNDTTLAEFTAEGKVAPGELGAAMRDFAKNPRDEAAVERLTRDTSQIGRTRTTCVATMLRGGHAKNALPQSAVANINCRIFPGVAIEDVRKTLQEQVGPGVEVTTTDHPTASDASPLRPDVMEAVTRAIHKIHPGVQVVPNQASGASDGLYFRAAGIPTYGVGGMFIKDSDSFAHGLNERVPVKGFYDGLDYWYALMKDLGGKH from the coding sequence ATGTCCCGAACGTTGTTGAGCGCGCTGATCGCGCTCGCGATCGCCGCGCCCTGCGCCGCCGCCACCAATGCGAAGACGACCCTCACGCCGGAACAGGCGCGCGGGCGCGAGATCTACAGCAAGCTGATTTCCTACAAGACCTCCGAAGGCAACGGCCAGGTGCCGGTGATGGCGGCGTGGCTCGCGCAGCAGTTCCGCGACGCCGGCATTCCCGATGCCGACATCCACCTGTTGCCGGTCGGCGAGACCGCGTCGCTCGTCGTGCGTTATCGCGGCGACGGCACGGGCGGAAAACCCATCCTGCTGATGGCACACATGGACGTCGTGGCCGCCGATCCGAAGGACTGGACGCGCGATCCGTTCACGCTCATCGAAGAGAACGGCTACTTCTTCGGTCGCGGCACCAGCGACGTGAAGGATGGCGTGGCCACGTTGTCGTCCACTTTCCTGCGCCTGAAGAAAGAGAAGTTCGTGCCCACGCGCGACCTCGTCATCGTCTTCACGGGCGACGAGGAAACGCAGATGGCCACCACGCAGGACCTGGTGAACAACCACAAGGACCTGCTCGACGCCGACTACGCGCTCAACTACGACGGCGGCGGCGGCACGCTCGAAGAGACCGGCCAACCGCGCACCTACAGCATCCAGACGGCCGAGAAGACCTACGCCGACTACGAGCTCACCGTGCACAACCCCGGCGGCCACAGCTCCTGGCCGCGGCCCGACAACGCGATCTACCAGCTCGCCGATGCGCTGAAGAAGGTGCAGGCCTACAAGTTCCCGACGATGTGGAACGACACGACGCTGGCGGAGTTCACGGCCGAGGGCAAGGTCGCGCCGGGCGAACTCGGTGCGGCGATGCGCGACTTCGCGAAGAACCCGCGCGACGAAGCGGCGGTCGAACGCCTCACGCGCGACACCTCGCAGATCGGCCGCACGCGCACCACGTGCGTGGCGACGATGCTGCGCGGCGGCCATGCGAAGAACGCGTTGCCGCAGTCGGCCGTGGCGAACATCAATTGCCGCATCTTCCCGGGCGTGGCGATCGAGGACGTGCGCAAGACACTGCAGGAACAGGTCGGCCCCGGCGTGGAAGTCACGACCACCGACCATCCGACCGCGAGCGACGCCTCGCCGCTGCGTCCGGACGTGATGGAAGCGGTGACCCGCGCGATCCACAAGATCCACCCGGGCGTGCAGGTCGTGCCGAACCAGGCGTCCGGCGCGAGCGACGGCCTGTACTTCCGCGCGGCCGGCATCCCGACCTACGGCGTCGGCGGCATGTTCATCAAGGACAGCGACTCCTTCGCGCACGGCCTCAACGAACGCGTGCCGGTGAAGGGCTTCTACGATGGGCTGGATTACTGGTACGCGCTGATGAAGGACCTGGGCGGCAAGCACTGA
- a CDS encoding tryptophan 2,3-dioxygenase family protein, whose protein sequence is MSTEDNLRPLEAGIHTDLEGRMTYGGYLQLGRLLDAQKPLSSPPHHDEMLFIVQHQVSELWMKLLIHELSAALEHLRADRLDPCQKIFARCKQVIRQLTEMWSVLETLTPSEYMEFREILGPSSGFQSLQYRTIEFLLGNKNASMLRVFAHDPQGQAELRNVLEAPALYDEVLRFLARRGHAVPAHHLDRDWSQPHAFSPDLVPVFERIYENTREHWEAYHLCEDLVDLESQFQLWRFRHMRTVMRIIGFKKGTGGSSGVGFLKQALELTFFPELFEVRTVIGLPPGEKPY, encoded by the coding sequence ATGAGCACCGAAGACAACCTGCGCCCGCTCGAAGCGGGCATCCACACCGACCTCGAAGGCCGCATGACCTACGGCGGCTACCTGCAGCTCGGGCGCCTGCTCGATGCGCAGAAGCCCCTGTCGTCGCCGCCGCACCACGACGAAATGCTCTTCATCGTGCAGCACCAGGTCTCGGAGCTGTGGATGAAGCTCCTCATTCACGAACTGAGCGCGGCGCTGGAACACCTGCGCGCCGACCGCCTCGACCCGTGCCAGAAGATCTTCGCGCGCTGCAAGCAGGTGATCCGCCAGCTCACCGAGATGTGGTCGGTGCTGGAGACGCTCACGCCGTCGGAATACATGGAATTCCGCGAAATCCTCGGGCCTTCGTCGGGTTTCCAGTCGCTGCAGTACCGCACCATCGAATTCCTGCTCGGCAACAAGAACGCCTCGATGCTGCGCGTGTTCGCGCACGATCCGCAGGGGCAGGCCGAGCTGCGCAACGTGCTGGAAGCGCCGGCGCTGTACGACGAGGTGCTGCGTTTCCTCGCGCGCCGCGGCCACGCGGTGCCGGCGCACCACCTCGACCGCGACTGGTCGCAGCCGCATGCCTTCTCGCCCGATCTGGTCCCGGTGTTCGAGCGCATCTACGAGAACACGCGCGAGCACTGGGAGGCCTACCACCTGTGCGAGGACCTGGTGGACCTGGAGTCGCAGTTCCAGCTCTGGCGCTTCCGCCACATGCGCACGGTGATGCGCATCATCGGGTTCAAGAAGGGCACGGGCGGGTCGAGCGGCGTGGGGTTCCTCAAGCAGGCGCTGGAACTCACGTTCTTCCCGGAGCTGTTCGAAGTGCGCACCGTCATTGGCCTTCCGCCCGGCGAAAAGCCTTACTGA
- a CDS encoding alpha-ketoacid dehydrogenase subunit beta: MAEPAAITLIEAITQALAYEMRNDDTVVVLGEDVGVNGGVFRATAGLQATFGSQRVLDTPLDETTIAGLTVGLASQGMKPVAEAQFDGFVYPMVDHIICHAARFRYRTRGRLTCPMVLRVPWGGGIRAPEHHSEANESIFTNVPGLRVVLPSSPARAYGLLLAAIRDPDPVIFMEPKRIYRQYKELVPDDGEALPLDVCYVLRDGTDVTLVTWGAQVKECLEAAEALAKDGISAEVIDVATLRPLDFATIAESVSKTGRCVIVHEAPKTAGFGAEIAARLAEESMFDLVAPVERVTGYDTHIPLFRLEMKYLPSVDKIVAAAKRAMAH; encoded by the coding sequence ATGGCTGAGCCCGCAGCAATCACCCTGATCGAAGCGATCACGCAGGCGCTCGCGTATGAAATGCGCAACGACGACACCGTCGTCGTGCTCGGCGAGGACGTCGGCGTCAACGGCGGCGTGTTCCGCGCCACCGCCGGCCTGCAGGCGACGTTCGGTTCGCAGCGCGTGCTGGACACGCCGCTGGACGAGACCACCATCGCCGGCCTCACCGTCGGCCTGGCCTCGCAGGGCATGAAGCCCGTCGCCGAAGCGCAGTTCGACGGCTTCGTGTATCCGATGGTCGACCACATCATCTGCCACGCGGCGCGCTTCCGTTACCGCACGCGCGGCCGCCTCACCTGCCCGATGGTGCTGCGCGTGCCGTGGGGCGGTGGCATCCGCGCACCGGAGCATCACTCCGAAGCGAACGAATCGATCTTCACCAACGTGCCCGGCCTGCGCGTCGTGCTGCCGTCCTCGCCCGCGCGCGCCTATGGCCTGCTGCTGGCCGCGATCCGCGATCCGGATCCGGTCATCTTCATGGAGCCCAAGCGCATCTATCGCCAGTACAAGGAACTCGTGCCGGACGATGGCGAGGCGCTGCCGCTCGACGTCTGTTACGTGCTGCGCGACGGCACCGACGTGACCCTGGTGACCTGGGGCGCGCAGGTGAAGGAGTGCCTGGAAGCCGCCGAAGCGCTCGCGAAGGACGGCATCAGCGCCGAAGTCATCGACGTCGCCACGCTGCGTCCGCTCGACTTCGCCACGATCGCCGAATCGGTGAGCAAGACCGGCCGCTGCGTCATCGTGCACGAAGCCCCGAAGACCGCGGGCTTCGGCGCGGAGATCGCCGCGCGCCTGGCCGAGGAATCGATGTTCGACCTCGTCGCGCCCGTCGAACGCGTCACCGGCTACGACACCCACATCCCGCTGTTCCGCCTCGAGATGAAGTACCTGCCGAGCGTGGACAAGATCGTCGCCGCTGCCAAGCGCGCGATGGCGCATTGA